From Arcticibacter tournemirensis, one genomic window encodes:
- a CDS encoding JAB domain-containing protein, with protein sequence MEKRRNQLALYQVAEIKVSYFPKFKASERPVITGAKNAFEILMANWDQGKIQYVEQFKVILLSRGNRVLGILEASTGGVSGTIADPKVIFGAALKANSSALIISHNHPSSSLKPSQADINLTRKLTSAGAMLDMPVLDHIIVTADGFFSFADEGLL encoded by the coding sequence ATGGAAAAGCGCAGAAACCAGTTGGCATTGTATCAGGTAGCAGAGATCAAAGTAAGTTACTTTCCTAAGTTTAAGGCGTCAGAACGTCCGGTGATCACAGGTGCAAAAAATGCCTTTGAAATATTGATGGCTAACTGGGATCAGGGAAAGATTCAGTATGTCGAACAGTTTAAAGTGATTTTGTTAAGCCGGGGTAACCGTGTATTAGGAATATTGGAAGCATCAACGGGAGGAGTATCCGGAACAATTGCTGATCCCAAGGTGATTTTTGGAGCTGCGTTAAAGGCAAATTCTTCAGCTTTGATTATATCTCATAATCACCCATCATCTTCTTTGAAGCCCAGTCAGGCTGATATAAATCTTACGAGGAAGCTCACGTCTGCCGGTGCAATGCTTGATATGCCGGTTCTAGATCATATTATAGTTACGGCAGATGGATTTTTCTCGTTCGCTGACGAAGGGTTGCTTTAA
- a CDS encoding alcohol dehydrogenase catalytic domain-containing protein, translated as MNKNNEKSRRKFIQQTSLATAGIMLAGPLQILAQTSDAKNIKSRGYAAKDASGKLVPWQFERRAVGDNDILIEIKFASICHSDIHQMKGDWGPQPYPQVPGHEIAGIVTAIGKKVTEFKVGDRAGVGCMVDSCMKCESCTHGQEQFCDTGATVFTYGYPDKTSPSGISQGGYSNNIVVRDWIYQLKCPPFATANCPLRVEV; from the coding sequence ATGAATAAAAACAATGAAAAGTCGAGAAGAAAGTTCATTCAACAAACTTCCCTGGCTACTGCAGGAATTATGCTTGCAGGTCCCTTACAAATTCTTGCCCAAACATCTGATGCAAAAAATATAAAATCAAGAGGTTACGCAGCCAAAGATGCTTCGGGGAAACTGGTCCCCTGGCAATTTGAGCGCAGAGCGGTAGGCGACAACGACATTCTTATAGAAATTAAGTTTGCCAGTATCTGCCATTCCGATATCCATCAGATGAAGGGAGACTGGGGTCCTCAGCCTTATCCTCAGGTTCCGGGCCATGAAATAGCTGGCATCGTTACAGCTATTGGCAAAAAGGTTACTGAATTTAAGGTTGGCGACCGGGCTGGTGTAGGCTGCATGGTAGACAGTTGCATGAAATGCGAAAGCTGCACACATGGCCAGGAACAGTTTTGTGATACTGGCGCCACCGTCTTCACTTATGGGTATCCCGACAAAACATCACCTTCCGGTATATCCCAGGGTGGCTACTCTAACAATATCGTAGTGCGGGATTGGATATACCAATTAAAGTGTCCCCCGTTCGCCACTGCAAACTGTCCCCTCAGAGTTGAGGTTTGA
- a CDS encoding cyclophilin-like fold protein: protein MKMKALILALMIGVHFSACSKEENSAQSDNNDAPSDTSTSKIKITVGASVFTATLYGNPSANAFKARLPLTIDMTELNSNEKYYDLPGPLPTNTSAGGNIRAGDLMLYGNNVLVLFYKNFNTSYSYTKLGYVDNPEGLAAALGAGNAVVKFENN from the coding sequence ATGAAAATGAAAGCTTTAATTCTTGCACTGATGATTGGCGTTCACTTTAGCGCCTGTTCTAAGGAGGAAAACTCTGCACAGTCAGATAATAATGATGCGCCATCCGACACAAGCACAAGCAAAATAAAAATTACGGTTGGCGCATCTGTCTTCACAGCAACACTGTACGGCAACCCAAGCGCAAATGCATTTAAGGCAAGGCTTCCACTAACCATCGATATGACCGAGCTAAATAGCAATGAAAAATACTATGATTTGCCCGGCCCACTGCCTACTAATACATCAGCGGGAGGCAATATAAGAGCTGGTGATTTAATGCTTTACGGAAACAACGTGCTTGTGCTTTTTTATAAAAATTTCAACACCTCATACAGCTATACAAAACTTGGATATGTTGATAATCCTGAGGGATTAGCTGCTGCATTGGGAGCTGGCAATGCGGTTGTGAAGTTTGAAAACAACTAA
- a CDS encoding helix-turn-helix domain-containing protein, giving the protein MEQRAIREVSKFNNELKLQGFKAFQIEEDGTETRTYSRKEFYKICLTTGKSRIHYSDKTYEQEGTILFFGNPHIPYSWETISTACVGYTILFSEEFFKNSERSESLQQSSFFKIGGTPVLKITEEQRIFLNTIFQKMIAEQESSYVFKDELIRNYINLIIHESLKMKPSENYDQDKNASSRLTSVFLELLERQFPIETTQNPLQLKTALHYAQKLNVHVNYLNRAVKEVTGKSTTTHITERIITEAKALLQHTDWSISETAYALGFEYPTYFNNFFKKNTGTNPTRFRLEEV; this is encoded by the coding sequence ATGGAACAAAGGGCGATACGAGAAGTCTCAAAATTCAATAATGAATTGAAGCTGCAAGGTTTTAAGGCATTTCAGATAGAAGAAGATGGCACTGAAACCAGAACGTATAGCAGGAAAGAGTTTTATAAGATTTGTCTCACTACCGGAAAAAGCAGAATCCACTATTCAGATAAGACATACGAGCAGGAAGGAACGATTCTCTTTTTTGGCAATCCGCACATTCCTTATTCCTGGGAAACCATTTCTACCGCCTGTGTAGGTTACACCATTCTTTTTTCAGAAGAATTCTTTAAAAATTCTGAACGTTCAGAAAGCTTACAGCAGTCATCGTTCTTTAAAATCGGTGGGACACCTGTTTTAAAAATCACGGAAGAGCAGAGGATCTTTCTAAATACTATTTTTCAGAAGATGATTGCAGAGCAGGAAAGTAGTTATGTATTTAAAGATGAGTTGATTCGCAATTACATCAACCTCATAATACACGAGTCTTTAAAGATGAAACCTTCCGAAAATTACGATCAGGACAAAAACGCATCTTCCCGCTTAACCTCCGTTTTTCTGGAATTGCTCGAAAGGCAATTCCCTATCGAAACCACCCAAAACCCACTTCAGCTAAAAACAGCCCTGCATTATGCCCAAAAGCTGAATGTGCATGTAAATTACCTTAACCGTGCCGTTAAAGAGGTCACCGGAAAGTCTACCACCACCCACATCACAGAGCGAATTATTACAGAAGCAAAGGCACTTTTGCAGCATACCGATTGGAGTATCTCAGAAACCGCATACGCGCTCGGATTTGAATATCCCACCTACTTTAATAACTTCTTTAAAAAAAACACAGGAACTAATCCTACGAGATTTCGCTTAGAAGAAGTTTGA
- a CDS encoding LuxR C-terminal-related transcriptional regulator, with amino-acid sequence MANLLDPMDLKQIITLHLDGTSNRRIGSILGISRNTVNTYMQMFEASGIPLDELLVFENADLSELFSSHTTVDTERHNELMLYFEGVNKTRSHPGSTFYRRTTIDIDKLIRFSQLLNKNLFLYYLDEEPIKSMFGKEEQSLQKQIIELENELASKNEKLKDLTDIIEAQKKIISLYEVKSENTQRIKKKQ; translated from the coding sequence ATGGCCAATCTACTTGATCCGATGGATTTGAAACAAATAATAACACTACATCTTGATGGTACCAGCAACCGCAGGATAGGCTCTATATTAGGGATCTCCCGGAATACGGTTAACACCTATATGCAGATGTTTGAAGCAAGCGGCATCCCGCTGGATGAGCTCTTAGTCTTTGAGAATGCAGATTTATCCGAGTTGTTTTCCTCACATACCACTGTTGATACAGAACGGCATAACGAACTTATGTTGTATTTTGAAGGAGTCAACAAAACCCGCAGTCACCCGGGGTCCACTTTTTATAGACGAACAACGATCGACATTGACAAGCTTATTAGATTTTCTCAGTTGCTAAATAAGAATCTGTTCCTTTATTATCTTGATGAGGAACCTATCAAAAGCATGTTTGGAAAGGAGGAGCAATCTCTTCAAAAACAAATCATTGAGCTTGAAAACGAGCTGGCCTCAAAGAATGAGAAATTGAAGGATCTGACGGATATAATTGAAGCTCAGAAGAAGATCATCTCTCTTTACGAAGTTAAATCAGAAAACACTCAGAGAATAAAGAAAAAGCAATAA
- a CDS encoding Fic family protein, with translation MLSDYLYDFNTVLKTFREKFPVQAWTATFREQLVNDFTYFSSRIENRKLEYGETISFLNGELVRKEKLASLLELATHKKVLEAILNEYNEFKLSEDSIKKIHLALMSIKYHSEPDFDPKMAGVYRNYPVEGSREPFFPNKQYVPHFNIEFAMASHMDSFIYRFENIDNSQDETHLITALAYFHNIFLNKIHPFGDGNGRVCRMVMGILMIKNDCPPIFRKILNDEDMMLYINTIIECEGTDSDLPLVKLLANGMTNYMLERLND, from the coding sequence ATGCTGTCTGACTATTTATATGACTTTAACACTGTTCTGAAAACATTTCGCGAGAAATTTCCGGTACAGGCTTGGACTGCAACATTTCGCGAACAGCTGGTAAACGATTTCACATACTTCTCCTCAAGAATTGAAAACAGGAAGCTAGAATATGGAGAAACTATTTCCTTCCTTAATGGAGAGTTAGTCAGAAAAGAAAAGCTGGCGAGTCTTCTTGAGCTGGCCACACATAAAAAGGTACTCGAAGCTATTCTGAACGAATATAATGAGTTTAAGCTATCAGAAGACTCCATAAAGAAGATTCATCTGGCATTAATGAGTATTAAATATCATTCTGAGCCTGACTTTGACCCTAAGATGGCTGGTGTTTACAGGAACTATCCTGTAGAAGGATCAAGAGAGCCTTTTTTTCCAAATAAACAGTATGTGCCCCATTTCAACATTGAATTTGCCATGGCCTCACACATGGATAGCTTTATATATAGGTTCGAAAATATAGATAACTCCCAGGACGAAACACATCTTATTACGGCTTTGGCATACTTTCACAATATTTTTTTAAATAAAATTCACCCCTTCGGCGATGGCAATGGGCGGGTTTGCAGAATGGTAATGGGCATTTTGATGATAAAAAATGACTGTCCTCCAATTTTTAGAAAAATTCTCAATGATGAAGATATGATGTTGTATATAAACACGATAATTGAATGTGAGGGGACAGACTCCGACTTACCCCTTGTGAAGCTTCTTGCCAATGGAATGACTAACTATATGCTTGAGAGATTAAACGACTGA
- a CDS encoding IS1182 family transposase encodes MKTRSNVHFKALTSQQVVLFPSNIGDRIPSDHPVRIVNQVVESLNIDDILSGYKGGGTSSFHPRMLIKVLFYSYFCNIYSCRKMAQALQENIHFMWLSGNSTPDFRTINDFRGKRLKDKIQHLFAELVRLMADLGYVSLDIQYVDGTKLESASNRYTFVWKGSTEKNKAKLEEKITGVLGDIDRSIKHDKAELASPEKPGVPVSSTELKNRIDELNGRLAELNKQQKKEVKKLEKDALPRLEKYEAQLETLGTRNSYSKTDQDATFMRMKEDHMKNGQLKPAYNTQISTENQFITNFSIHQRAGDTATLTLHLEQFKAHYNKQSKKVVADSGYGSEQNYQWMEDNDIEAFIKYNYFHKEQKRSFKKNIYHASNLPYDVQGDYFICPAGKRMIKMEESERISELGYKSKVSCYKTESCQGCPLRKMCYKGDEDRKIEVNHALRAFKEKVKQKLLSEEGVRLRKNRAIEPEAVFGQLKSNNRFNRFRLRTLPKVNIEFGLAAIAHNLRKMAAKAA; translated from the coding sequence ATGAAAACAAGATCAAATGTACATTTTAAGGCGTTAACCTCGCAGCAGGTTGTGCTTTTTCCCTCGAACATAGGGGATCGGATTCCATCAGATCATCCTGTCCGTATTGTTAACCAAGTTGTTGAATCACTTAATATCGATGATATTCTTTCAGGATATAAAGGCGGCGGTACCAGCAGCTTTCATCCCAGAATGCTAATTAAAGTACTTTTCTACAGTTACTTCTGTAATATTTATTCTTGTCGAAAGATGGCTCAGGCCCTGCAGGAAAATATCCACTTCATGTGGCTATCAGGCAACAGTACCCCTGATTTCCGCACTATTAACGATTTTCGTGGTAAGCGGTTAAAGGATAAGATCCAGCATCTGTTTGCAGAACTGGTCCGTTTGATGGCTGATCTTGGCTATGTCAGTCTTGATATCCAGTATGTGGACGGCACCAAGCTGGAATCGGCTTCGAACCGGTATACCTTTGTATGGAAAGGCTCTACAGAGAAGAATAAAGCAAAGCTGGAAGAAAAAATAACCGGAGTACTTGGGGATATAGATAGGTCTATAAAGCATGATAAAGCGGAACTGGCCTCACCGGAAAAGCCAGGCGTTCCTGTAAGTTCAACGGAACTTAAGAACAGGATAGATGAACTGAACGGTCGTTTGGCAGAGCTGAACAAGCAACAAAAAAAAGAGGTTAAGAAGCTTGAAAAAGATGCACTTCCCCGACTTGAGAAATATGAAGCGCAACTGGAAACTTTAGGCACACGCAACAGCTACAGCAAGACCGATCAGGATGCTACTTTCATGCGGATGAAGGAAGACCATATGAAAAACGGCCAGCTTAAACCGGCTTATAATACCCAGATTAGTACCGAGAATCAGTTTATTACCAACTTTTCCATTCACCAGCGTGCCGGAGATACTGCCACTTTGACCCTCCACCTGGAGCAGTTCAAAGCACATTACAATAAACAATCAAAGAAAGTAGTGGCAGACTCAGGGTATGGAAGCGAGCAGAACTACCAGTGGATGGAGGATAATGATATTGAGGCTTTTATCAAGTACAATTACTTTCATAAAGAACAAAAACGCAGCTTTAAAAAGAATATATATCATGCCTCAAACCTGCCCTACGATGTGCAAGGGGATTACTTTATATGTCCGGCAGGCAAACGTATGATCAAAATGGAGGAATCTGAGCGCATCTCAGAGCTGGGGTATAAATCTAAGGTGAGCTGTTACAAAACAGAGAGCTGCCAGGGCTGTCCGCTCAGGAAAATGTGTTATAAAGGCGATGAAGACCGTAAAATTGAGGTCAACCATGCCTTAAGGGCCTTTAAGGAGAAAGTGAAGCAAAAGCTGTTAAGTGAAGAAGGTGTTAGGCTCAGAAAGAACAGAGCGATAGAACCAGAAGCTGTATTTGGTCAACTAAAAAGCAATAACAGGTTCAATCGATTCAGACTACGTACACTCCCTAAAGTAAATATCGAGTTCGGACTGGCCGCCATAGCACATAACTTAAGGAAAATGGCAGCAAAAGCTGCTTAA
- a CDS encoding BfmA/BtgA family mobilization protein, which translates to MEVKMGDNNRSVKFSLEVDRKFEKVSGRLGRNKRTLFIQMVDYFYHTKKDPHDLNDEALKTSIIKGNQHLTGFIKTQEQSLLIPIKQDAERMVSSQRRILEWLSNEETYHHKNTSAGLQQQLQKLNEVDGLVRQLVKLAQAKEQLKSQFLFILDSYIKSREQFGLMTPAREKEELINKVKQLVRNL; encoded by the coding sequence ATGGAGGTAAAAATGGGAGACAACAACAGATCTGTAAAATTTTCACTTGAAGTTGACCGCAAATTTGAAAAGGTGTCAGGCAGGCTCGGGAGGAACAAACGAACACTCTTCATTCAGATGGTCGACTATTTCTACCATACTAAGAAGGATCCCCATGATTTAAATGATGAGGCACTGAAGACTTCTATCATTAAAGGGAACCAGCATCTAACTGGCTTCATAAAAACGCAGGAGCAATCGCTGCTTATTCCGATTAAGCAGGATGCGGAGCGAATGGTAAGTTCCCAACGCCGTATCCTGGAATGGCTGAGTAATGAAGAGACTTATCATCATAAAAATACCAGCGCCGGCCTTCAGCAGCAGCTACAGAAATTGAATGAGGTTGACGGACTGGTAAGGCAACTGGTTAAACTCGCTCAGGCCAAAGAGCAACTTAAATCTCAATTCCTCTTCATTCTGGATTCTTATATCAAGTCGCGGGAACAGTTCGGGTTGATGACACCTGCAAGAGAAAAAGAGGAACTAATCAATAAGGTAAAGCAATTGGTAAGAAATCTTTAG
- the mobC gene encoding conjugal transfer protein MobC, with amino-acid sequence MQTGEDIQGLRKIIDLTRYISIAILAIHFYVSCYAAFYHWGWTADILDRIILNISKTGLFSGVQKPKVVTLLFLSISLVGAKGRKEEKISKGSTIALIGSGLLLFFASILCFYVSLPPNGIALCYMLTTVTGYLLVLSGGVRLSRILKAARQEDIFNTENETFPQEERLLENEFSINLPARYRLKKQVRDSWINIINPFRGVLVAGTPGAGKSYFVIRHIIDQHIRKGFSMFLYDFKYDDLSKIAYNKLLKYYHNYKVKPSFYVINFDDLNHSHRCNPLDPKAMDDITDATEASRTIMLGLNRDWIKKQGDFFVESPINFLTAIIWYLRKYQDGKYCTLPHVIELMQVEYEKLFQVLGQEEEIKVLINPFVSAFQNKAKEQLEGQIASAKIGLARLSSPQLYYVLSGNDFTLDVNNPDEPKIVCVGNNPQKLQVYGAVLSLYISRMIKLVNRKNQLKCSLIFDEFPTIYFNNIDSLIATARSNKVATTLAVQDFSQLKKDYGAEQADVITGIVGNIISGQVTGDTARKLSEMFGKIVQDKSSMNINSSDTSLTKSTQLDYAIPAAKIASLSSGEFVGIVADNPEQKINLKMFHSEVQNDHQTLTAEEDLYKDIPLIKKVNSVDVQENYQWIKREVFELVQKQIESLEGIRSDK; translated from the coding sequence ATGCAGACGGGGGAAGACATTCAGGGACTACGTAAGATTATAGACCTTACAAGGTATATCAGCATTGCCATTTTAGCTATTCATTTCTATGTCAGTTGCTATGCCGCCTTTTACCATTGGGGATGGACGGCGGATATTCTTGACCGAATCATTTTGAATATCAGTAAAACCGGGCTGTTTAGTGGCGTGCAGAAACCGAAAGTGGTGACTCTTCTTTTTCTTTCAATATCCCTTGTTGGTGCTAAAGGCAGAAAGGAGGAGAAAATATCAAAGGGAAGTACTATAGCGCTCATCGGTTCAGGGCTGCTTTTGTTCTTTGCCAGTATCCTTTGTTTTTATGTATCTCTGCCGCCAAATGGAATCGCTCTGTGTTACATGCTGACCACAGTGACCGGGTATCTGCTCGTACTGAGCGGAGGCGTCAGGCTTTCCCGGATTCTTAAGGCGGCCCGGCAAGAGGATATTTTTAATACCGAAAATGAAACATTTCCCCAGGAAGAACGGCTGCTGGAAAATGAGTTTTCTATAAACCTTCCGGCGAGATATCGATTAAAGAAGCAGGTGAGGGATAGCTGGATCAATATCATCAATCCCTTCAGAGGGGTCCTTGTAGCCGGGACTCCTGGTGCAGGTAAATCCTATTTCGTGATCCGCCATATCATTGACCAGCATATACGGAAGGGCTTTTCCATGTTTCTGTATGACTTCAAATACGACGACCTTAGCAAGATTGCGTACAATAAATTGTTAAAGTATTACCACAACTATAAGGTAAAGCCATCTTTTTATGTGATCAATTTCGATGATCTCAACCATAGTCACCGGTGTAACCCCTTAGACCCAAAGGCCATGGATGACATAACGGATGCAACAGAGGCAAGCAGGACGATTATGCTGGGCCTGAACCGGGACTGGATCAAGAAGCAAGGTGACTTTTTTGTGGAATCACCTATTAATTTTCTGACGGCTATTATCTGGTATCTCAGGAAGTATCAGGATGGAAAGTACTGCACTTTGCCTCATGTTATCGAACTCATGCAGGTCGAGTATGAGAAGCTTTTCCAGGTGCTTGGACAGGAAGAAGAGATTAAAGTACTCATCAATCCTTTTGTTTCTGCCTTTCAGAATAAGGCAAAAGAGCAATTGGAAGGACAAATTGCTTCCGCAAAAATTGGCCTGGCGCGTCTTTCTTCTCCTCAGTTATATTATGTATTGTCAGGTAATGACTTTACCCTGGATGTCAATAATCCGGATGAACCGAAGATTGTCTGTGTGGGAAATAACCCGCAGAAGCTTCAGGTTTACGGGGCAGTACTATCCTTATACATCTCCAGGATGATCAAGCTGGTAAACCGGAAAAATCAGCTTAAATGCAGCCTCATATTTGACGAGTTTCCAACTATATATTTTAATAACATCGATAGCCTGATTGCAACGGCGCGTAGTAATAAAGTTGCTACCACGTTGGCGGTTCAGGATTTCAGCCAGCTAAAAAAAGACTATGGCGCGGAACAGGCAGATGTGATAACGGGTATTGTAGGCAATATCATCAGTGGTCAGGTAACGGGCGATACAGCCCGTAAGCTCTCCGAGATGTTTGGAAAAATTGTTCAGGATAAAAGCAGCATGAATATAAACAGCAGCGATACCTCTCTGACGAAGTCTACTCAGTTGGATTATGCTATACCGGCTGCGAAAATTGCCTCATTGTCATCAGGTGAGTTTGTCGGGATAGTGGCTGATAATCCGGAACAAAAGATTAATTTAAAGATGTTCCATAGTGAAGTTCAAAACGACCACCAAACGTTAACGGCTGAGGAAGATTTGTACAAGGACATACCTCTTATCAAAAAAGTTAATTCAGTAGACGTTCAAGAGAATTACCAATGGATCAAACGGGAGGTATTTGAGTTGGTACAAAAACAAATAGAAAGTCTTGAGGGTATTCGTTCTGACAAATGA
- a CDS encoding DapH/DapD/GlmU-related protein — MSASKNITPSAPVQKDVFDRLLAGETISPDDSQVSRLREESYATRKILTQLNSATNPTEIRNLLGQITDRKIDESVAVFTPFQINYGKNTKIGKNVFINFDCVFLDLGGITIEDNVLIAPRVNILSEGHPIFPNERHSLVPGHIHIKKNAWIGAGATILPGVTIGKNAVVAAGAVVSKDVPDDTMVGGIPARFIKSVQL, encoded by the coding sequence ATGTCAGCTTCAAAAAATATTACCCCTTCTGCACCAGTTCAAAAAGATGTTTTTGACAGGCTATTAGCTGGCGAAACTATATCTCCTGATGATTCACAAGTAAGCAGATTGAGGGAGGAATCTTATGCCACCAGGAAAATTCTGACTCAGCTGAATAGCGCAACCAACCCTACAGAAATCAGAAACTTACTTGGTCAAATAACAGACAGAAAGATTGATGAAAGCGTTGCTGTATTTACTCCTTTTCAAATCAACTACGGGAAGAACACCAAAATAGGTAAGAATGTCTTTATCAACTTTGATTGTGTTTTTCTGGATTTGGGAGGAATCACCATTGAAGACAATGTGTTAATCGCACCCAGAGTCAATATACTATCCGAAGGGCACCCGATCTTTCCAAACGAAAGGCATTCACTCGTCCCCGGACATATTCACATCAAAAAAAATGCATGGATCGGTGCCGGTGCAACAATCTTGCCAGGTGTTACCATTGGTAAAAATGCTGTAGTCGCGGCAGGAGCAGTAGTTTCCAAAGATGTTCCCGATGATACAATGGTGGGCGGAATTCCTGCTAGGTTTATTAAAAGTGTTCAACTTTAA
- a CDS encoding cupin domain-containing protein — translation MKSNLRVALIFIGCLPAAACDNNQNKMETDKKELTAIFPQGEKGPEDLYTGNAYNTGLVDADSIFTTAVGNVYFEPGARSNWHSHPAGQILIITDGVGYHQIEGKPIEIIKKGSVIKCPPHVRHWHGASAEVGLQQLYIVPNTEKGIVNWNEAVTDEQYNSNK, via the coding sequence ATGAAAAGTAACTTAAGAGTGGCGCTGATATTCATTGGTTGTTTACCGGCCGCCGCTTGTGACAATAATCAAAATAAGATGGAAACAGATAAAAAAGAACTAACCGCTATTTTCCCGCAAGGAGAAAAGGGTCCAGAAGATTTATATACAGGTAATGCTTACAATACAGGTTTGGTAGATGCCGACAGCATTTTCACTACCGCAGTAGGAAATGTATATTTTGAGCCTGGCGCAAGAAGTAATTGGCACAGTCACCCTGCCGGGCAAATCCTTATTATTACAGATGGCGTGGGTTATCACCAAATAGAAGGAAAACCGATTGAGATTATCAAAAAAGGAAGCGTCATAAAATGTCCGCCACACGTAAGGCATTGGCATGGAGCAAGTGCAGAAGTCGGTTTACAGCAATTATACATCGTTCCAAATACCGAAAAAGGCATTGTCAATTGGAACGAAGCAGTAACTGATGAACAATATAATAGTAACAAGTAG
- a CDS encoding DUF5712 family protein, protein MHINITDSENGSNKGSSSQLVHYLEKENRVSDLMQEPERWFNQDRQDIQPYEVRTSLDNNIAKLSSSDAKFFLINVSPSRKELAWLKELYGEEAMKAKLKEYAVSVMDEYARNFRRPGIESSKDLLWFGKIEEHRYYSHKDPEVKQGIRKRGELKDGDQWHIQIVVSRKDITNRIKLSPMNKSRGRNQGHSLKVGQFDRKTFAASRERIFDEKFGFDRGLTESFLYTNTMKNGTVEQKLLMQRVGVLKEKVTIDSLQNKSGSPSPEHEPIKESLLDSLLIKTDPDYSPSVFKRKKKRRRNDQGLRL, encoded by the coding sequence ATGCACATCAATATTACAGACAGCGAAAACGGTAGTAATAAAGGAAGCAGTAGCCAACTTGTGCATTACCTGGAAAAGGAAAATCGGGTAAGCGATCTGATGCAGGAACCTGAACGGTGGTTCAACCAGGATCGTCAGGATATCCAGCCTTATGAAGTGAGAACCTCCCTGGATAATAACATAGCAAAACTCAGTAGTAGTGACGCCAAATTTTTTCTGATCAATGTCAGTCCCAGCCGTAAGGAACTTGCCTGGCTAAAGGAATTGTACGGGGAGGAGGCCATGAAGGCAAAACTTAAAGAGTATGCCGTTTCTGTGATGGACGAGTATGCCCGGAATTTCAGGCGACCCGGAATTGAGAGTAGTAAAGATCTGCTGTGGTTTGGAAAGATCGAAGAGCACCGGTATTATTCGCACAAAGATCCGGAAGTAAAGCAGGGCATCAGGAAGCGTGGAGAGCTAAAGGATGGTGATCAGTGGCATATCCAGATCGTTGTCAGTCGCAAGGACATCACCAACCGGATTAAACTAAGCCCGATGAATAAGTCCAGGGGAAGAAATCAGGGGCACTCCTTAAAAGTCGGACAGTTCGACCGAAAGACTTTTGCTGCTTCGAGGGAGCGTATTTTCGATGAAAAGTTTGGTTTTGACCGGGGGCTTACCGAGTCGTTCTTATACACCAATACCATGAAGAATGGAACGGTCGAGCAAAAGCTACTGATGCAGAGAGTAGGGGTGTTAAAAGAAAAGGTCACTATCGATTCGCTTCAAAATAAGTCTGGCTCGCCTTCTCCGGAGCACGAGCCCATCAAAGAATCTCTGCTCGATTCTTTGCTAATCAAAACCGATCCGGATTATTCTCCCTCCGTTTTCAAAAGGAAGAAAAAAAGAAGGAGGAACGATCAGGGATTGCGGCTTTAA